From the bacterium genome, the window CTCCGGGAAAATGCAAGTCAGTGCGCGCGGATGGCCCGCTCAATTGCGCATGCGAGCGCTTGGGCCTCGTAGGGCTTGTGCAGGAATGCTTCGAAACCGGCTTCGATCGAAGCTTCGCGGCGGTTCGAGTACGCCGAGATCATGATCGCGGGCGTTGCCCGCCCGTGGCGGCGCCAGAGCGACTCGACCAGGCGAAGTCCATTGATATCGGGGAGCTGGTAGTCCACGACCATCACATCGGGTCGCTCGACCTCGAAGCTCTGCGCGAAGTCGCGGCCTCTGTCGCGGATTGAGACGTCATAGGCATCGCCCAGCAGAATCGCGAGCGCTTGAGCCAGGTCGGGGTCGTCCTCCGCAACCAGAAGCCTGGGGCGAGCCAGGTCTGGCTGACTTTCGGGGACCGGGCACAGACGGGGGCCTTTTTCAGAAGAACAGGC encodes:
- a CDS encoding response regulator yields the protein MAISTCLDIRGACSSEKGPRLCPVPESQPDLARPRLLVAEDDPDLAQALAILLGDAYDVSIRDRGRDFAQSFEVERPDVMVVDYQLPDINGLRLVESLWRRHGRATPAIMISAYSNRREASIEAGFEAFLHKPYEAQALACAIERAIRAH